One genomic window of Punica granatum isolate Tunisia-2019 chromosome 1, ASM765513v2, whole genome shotgun sequence includes the following:
- the LOC116195941 gene encoding uncharacterized protein LOC116195941 isoform X1 gives MELNEDLQGLIERAGELQDRIGDKIAGAHSYCKFCSERGRYCNVVSAEAYEDRERLVEIRDSLKDLETMLVYLQNIHAWQRLRSWQLVNWNAALVRLEESRSSLIEKANQYRGRSLDVIRELEECFGNGGIGFGLGANNDKMKEDAGPPARIRKRRLFGLLIGCIGSLFNPWKWHGAARIAVSMVLASVSVSSTVSLIHGCWQQNSISRRRSLSSVRSKRRIEKDMTLDVFYGRG, from the exons ATGGAACTCAATGAGGACCTGCAGGGCCTCATTGAGAGAGCAGGGGAGCTGCAGGACAGGATTGGCGACAAGATTGCGGGTGCTCATAGCTACTGCAAATTCTGCTCCGAGCGTGGAAGGTATTGCAATGTTGTGAGTGCCGAGGCATATGAGGATCGGGAGAGGCTGGTTGAGATTAGAGATTCGCTGAAGGATCTCGAGACCATGCTCGTCTATTTGCAG AATATACACGCATGGCAGAGACTACGAAGCTGGCAACTCGTAAACTGGAATGCCGCGCTCGTTCGTTTGGAAGAAAGCAGATCAAGTCTCATTGAAAAGGCGAATCAATACCGGGGGAGGTCTCTCGATGTGATACGAGAACTAGAAGAATGTTTTGGCAATGGTGGAATTGGATTCGGACTCGGAGCGAATAATGATAAGATGAAGGAAGACGCGGGACCCCCAGCCCGGATCCGAAAGAGGAGGCTGTTCGGGTTACTGATAGGTTGCATAGGAAGTCTGTTTAATCCTTGGAAATGGCATGGAGCAGCCCGAATCGCAGTAAGCATGGTGCTTGCTTCAGTGAGCGTTTCGTCTACGGTTTCTCTTATACATGGATGCTGGCAACAGAACTCGATATCGAGGAGGAGATCTCTTTCGTCCGTACGATCGAAGCGACGAATAGAGAAAGATATGACTTTGGATGTGTTTTATGGCAGGGGATGA
- the LOC116195941 gene encoding uncharacterized protein LOC116195941 isoform X2 gives MELNEDLQGLIERAGELQDRIGDKIAGAHSYCKFCSERGRYCNVVSAEAYEDRERLVEIRDSLKDLETMLVYLQRLRSWQLVNWNAALVRLEESRSSLIEKANQYRGRSLDVIRELEECFGNGGIGFGLGANNDKMKEDAGPPARIRKRRLFGLLIGCIGSLFNPWKWHGAARIAVSMVLASVSVSSTVSLIHGCWQQNSISRRRSLSSVRSKRRIEKDMTLDVFYGRG, from the exons ATGGAACTCAATGAGGACCTGCAGGGCCTCATTGAGAGAGCAGGGGAGCTGCAGGACAGGATTGGCGACAAGATTGCGGGTGCTCATAGCTACTGCAAATTCTGCTCCGAGCGTGGAAGGTATTGCAATGTTGTGAGTGCCGAGGCATATGAGGATCGGGAGAGGCTGGTTGAGATTAGAGATTCGCTGAAGGATCTCGAGACCATGCTCGTCTATTTGCAG AGACTACGAAGCTGGCAACTCGTAAACTGGAATGCCGCGCTCGTTCGTTTGGAAGAAAGCAGATCAAGTCTCATTGAAAAGGCGAATCAATACCGGGGGAGGTCTCTCGATGTGATACGAGAACTAGAAGAATGTTTTGGCAATGGTGGAATTGGATTCGGACTCGGAGCGAATAATGATAAGATGAAGGAAGACGCGGGACCCCCAGCCCGGATCCGAAAGAGGAGGCTGTTCGGGTTACTGATAGGTTGCATAGGAAGTCTGTTTAATCCTTGGAAATGGCATGGAGCAGCCCGAATCGCAGTAAGCATGGTGCTTGCTTCAGTGAGCGTTTCGTCTACGGTTTCTCTTATACATGGATGCTGGCAACAGAACTCGATATCGAGGAGGAGATCTCTTTCGTCCGTACGATCGAAGCGACGAATAGAGAAAGATATGACTTTGGATGTGTTTTATGGCAGGGGATGA